A region of the bacterium genome:
TAGTCCATCCGGTCGCGTCAGACGATCTCGTCGACGCGCAGTCTCTGCTCATCTCCGGAGGACAGGTCCTTGACCACGACCTTGCCATCGGCCCATTCGTCGGGTCCGACCAGCACCGCGCGTCGGGCACCGGTGGCATCTGCCTGGCGCAGGACTTTTCCCGGATTCCGGGCCACATAGGGCGATTCACTGGCAATCCCGCGCGCGCGCAACTGACGCACGACCTGGCGCGCCGGGCCCAGCATATCGACACCGATCGGGATCACGTAGACATCGAGTCGCGGCGGAGTTTCCGGAATCAGGCCCTTCTCTCGGAGCAACTCGGTAAGCACGACATCACCCATGCCGAAACCCAGCGCAGGTAGATCGGGTCCCCCCAACGACTTGATCAGGCCGTCGTAGCGCCCCCCGCCCGCAACAGCTCGAAGACTGCGATTGCGGTCGAAGATCTCCCAGACTGGACCGGTGTAGTAGGCAAGTCCGCGCACGATGCGGAAATCGGGTTGCATGCAGTCACCAATGCCGAAATCGCGACACGCTTCGAGCACCGGCAGCAGTTCTTCGGCCCGATCCAGTGGAAAGCTCTCGCACCAGCGCAGGAGTTCGCGAGCTCGCGACTCTCCGAGCTTGTCTTGTAGTCGTCCTTCCGCTTTCGGGTCGCGTTCGAGCTTGTCGATGATGGCCAGGACATCGGCCTCCTCATCCGGGCCGATCTCGAGTGAGCCGAGCATGCGCGAGAGGAAGCGGCGATCGTTGATGCGCACGCCAAAATCGTCATCCTGGAGACCCAGGATGCGCAGGGCATCCACCGCAACCGAAATGACCTCGGCGTCCGCGGCCGGTTCACTGCTGCCAACCACATCGATGTTCCACTGCTGAAACGCCCGCGACCGGCCGCGCTGGGGCTTTTCGTAGCGGAAGAAATCCGGCGCGCAGTACCACTTGATCGGCTTCGGCAGACCGCCCGCACGCGCCGCCACCATGCGCGCGAGTGTCGGGGTCATCTCGGGTCGCAGAGCGACCGGACGTCCACCCTTGTCTTCGAAGGTGTACAACTGGCCGGCAATTTCATCGCCCGACTTCGCGGTGAACAGTTCCAGCGACTCGAGCACGGGTCCGTCGATCTCCTGGAATCCTGCACTGCGCGCAGAGCGGTGCCAGGCCGACTCGATCCAGCGTCGCACCGCAAGATCATCGGGAAAGAAGTCCCGGAAGCCGCTCAGAGCCTTGAAACGCATGTGCCGGATCGTAGCAGTCCGTCGCGCCTGGAGCCGCCACCCAGCTCTCGAAACACGGGCCATACCGCTACACCGCGGCTGCTGGCCGGTCGATACCAAACACCGTCGGCAGCTCCGTCTCGAAACCCAGGGTGGCCCGTTCATGGACGGGAGAGCGCATTCGTTACCCTTCGGACGGTCGCGGAAGCTGAATCTGGAGGAAGTCCACGGTGAGCCATACGATTGACCTTCCCGGTGCCCATATCTCGGATACCGAGGCTCTTTCTGAAGACACCGCGAGCCTGTTCAGCGGCGAAAACGGTGCCTGGGTCGAGGCCCTGTACGAGGACTTCATTCTCGGCCGCGCGGAAGTGCCCGAGAACTGGCGGCTCGTCTTCGAGTCCCTGAGCCCAGCGGGCAGCGTCTCACATAGCAGCGTCCGGACCGCACCCAACGGCGAGACGAATCCCGATCTCGGCGCGCAGAGCGCGAGAACGGACGCACCCAACCAGAACACGGGCGTGGTGGCGCTGGTCAATGCCTATCGGACTCACGGCCACCTGATTGCAGATCTGGATCCGCTCGGACGCCGCAACCAGAGCGAGCACCCACTGCTCGACCCGGCGGAGTTCGGCCTGAGCAATGAGCAGATGGACCGGCCCACGAGCTTCACTGGCTTCCACGGGCTGCAGGACGGCACGGTCGGCGAGTTGCTCTCAGCCCTGCGCCACACCTTCTGCGGCACCTTCGCGGTCGAGTTCACTGAGATGCGCGAAAAGGAGCGACGCGACTGGCTCGCGGAGCGCATGGAGCCCACACAGAATCACCCCGCGTTTTCGAACGAGGAGCGACGTCGACTGCTCAGCCAGGTCGTCAACGCGGAGCGCTTCGAGCAATTCCTGCACAAGCGGTTCCTGGGGCAGAAGCGCTTCTCCCTGGAGGGTGGAGAATCCCTGATTGCCGTACTCGACACGATCATCGAAGACGGCTGTGAGCTGGGTTGCGAAGAAGTCGTCATTGCCATGGCGCATCGCGGCCGGCTCAACGTCATGGCCCACACCATGGGCATGCCTTATCGCGCGATCATGGCCGACTTCCAGGCCTCTCTCATGCCGGCCAACGCCCAGGGCGCGGGAGACGTGAAGTACCACCGCAGTTACTCGACCGATCGGCGCACGCGCTGCGGTCGCGGGATCCACCTGTCGCTTTGTCCCAATCCGAGCCACCTGGAATGGATCAATCCCGTCGCCGAGGGGATGGTCCGCGCGAAGCAGAACTTCCGCGGCGATACCGAGCGCAAGAGCGTGATCCCGGTCCAGATCCACGGCGATTCCGCGTTCACGGGCCAGGGGATCGTACCCGAGACGCTCGCCCTGTCCGAACTCGACAACTTCTGGACCGGTGGCACGGTCCACTTGATCGTGAACAACCAGATCGGCTTCACGACCCTCCCGGAAGACTACCGTTTCACCCGCCATCCCTCCGACATGGCCAAGGTGATTCAGGCACCGGTCTTCCACGTGAATGCCGACGATCCGGAAGCCTGTGTGCATGCCGCCAAGCTGGCGATCGAATTCCGACAGCGATTCCGCGAAGACGTGATCATCGACATGGTCTGCTACCGGCGCCATGGACACAATGAAGGCGACGATCCTTCGTACACGCAGCCCCTTCTGTACCAGCAGATCAGGAAACACCCGACGATCGCCAGGACCTACACCGATCGCCTGATGCGGGATGGCGTGGTGGATCAGAGCAGTGTCGAGAAACTGGAAGAAGAACAGAACCAGCGACTCGAGAATGCTCAAGAGGAGAGTTCAATCCACGTGCAACTGGAGGGTTCAGAGGGTTACCACGGTCTCTGGTCTGCTCTGGAGCAGGATGCCGAACCCGTGGAAGGGCCCACCCAGGTTTCCCGTGAAGTCGTCGACTCGGTGGGCAAGGCACTTTCGAGTTTTCCAGAGGGTTTCACTCCGCATCCAAAAATCAAGAAGATGCTCTTACAGCGCAGTGAAGCGATCGCAGCGGGCCGCGGAATCGATTGGGGAGCGGGTGAGGCTCTGGCATTCGGTTCGCTTCTGATGGAAGGCACCACCATCCGTTTGACCGGACAGGATGCGGAGCGCGGAACCTTCGGACACCGTCACGCAGTCGTACACGATGTGGAAAACGGCGACCACCACCTCTCGATCAAGAAGCTGGCGGCGAACAAGGCCCGCTTCATCATCTGCAACAGCATGCTCTCCGAGGCGGCGGTACTCGGTTTCGAATACGGCTATAGCACGGTCGACCCGGGCCGCCTCGTCGTCTGGGAAGCCCAGTTCGGAGACTTCGCGAATACCGCGCAGCCCATCATCGATCAGTTCATCGCGAGTGGCGAAAAGAAGTGGAGTCGCTCCAGCGGACTGGTCATGCTGCTCCCACACGGATACGAAGGTCAGGGGCCGGAGCACTCCAGTGCGCGCCCCGAGCGCTTCCTGCAACTCTGCGCAGAGGACAATATCCAGGTAGTGAATCTGACTACACCGGCACAGTACTTCCACGCGCTGCGCCGACAGATTCATCGGAGCATTCGCAAACCGCTGATCGTAATGTCTCCCAAGAGTCTTCTGCGCCACCCGGCCGCGTCATCCAAAGCCGAGGAATTCACTCACGGAAGCTTCAGTCGTGTGATCGACGACCCGGCGTACGAACCGGGCGGACGGGACCCTCAGGAAACACGGCGCGTGGTCCTGTGCACCGGCAAGGTGTTCTACTCACTCCTGACCGCACGCGAAGATTCCGGTTTCGAAGACGTCGCGCTCATACGCGTCGAGCAACTCAATCCATTTCCGTTCGACGAAATTGAGCATGTGCTGTCGCGTTATTCGGCGCGGGACGTCATCTGGGTTCAGGAAGAACCCTGGAACATGGGGTACTGGTCGTTCGTCCACGAGCGCCTCCTGAGAGCCTTGCCTAAGGGCAAGCGCATCCGCTACACCGGCGCTCAGGAATCCGCCAGTCCGGCCACGGGCTCCTATCGCATCCACGAAGAGCAACAAGCCGAGTTCATCCGCGAGGCCTTCGCGAAGCGACAACGCAAGAAAGTGTAGCTGTGCGACGATTCCCGAAGCGTTTGAAGCTCACTCCTCGCGGCTGATCCCGCGCAAGACATCGTCGATCAGTGAGCGGACCTCGGGTTCTCGGTTGAAACTGATGTGGCTGCCCGCATACCAGGCGATACGCGGCTGTTCCCAGTGGAGCCAGAGATCGCGCACCTGATCGGGCGGAATCAAGTGATCGGCCGTTCCCGCGAACATGGAACACCGCTCCGTGGGAATCCTTGGTTGTAGAGCCGCCGGACTGACCACACCCAGGACCGCGGAGATGTCGGCCCACTCGAGTCCCGCATTGACCATTTCGCGAAGCGCCGCAGGCGACACCTGACGACGCACGGCACGCGCGAGATCAACAGCGGGAATTCCCAGGATGGCACAGGAGAGGTCGCGTTCCAGACTCGCCAGGAGTGCGGTCACCCCGCCGCCGAGCGAGAGTCCGTAGGCACCGATCGCTGTAGCACCCTGGCTGCGTATCCAACTCATCAACCTTCGAATGTCCCAAGCAGCCTGTGCATGCGCGTGGATCGTGTTCATGAAGTCGCCGTTCAGGTATCCGTCGCCACTGCGCAACGCCATCTTGCGCGGACCGTGCAGAGGCAGAACCGGAAAGATCAGATTCAAGCCGTGATCGCGTTGCAGGCGGGCGGCTTCAAACGCACCGAGATCGATGCGCGGCGTGCCCATACCGTAGCCGTGCACACAGATCAGCCAGGGGCCGGGCCGATCAGAGCGCAGTACCCGCGCGTACGCCGTGCGATTCTCCCGGTAGCTCCCCCAGCGATCTCGTCCCGGTTCGCCCTCCTGCACCTCGTATCCGCTGTCGAAGCTGAGTTCCTCGAAGCTGTAGCCCCAGCGGAGATCCCGCGAGATCAAGCGGGGAGATTCGAGCGCGTCGGGTTCTCGGTGGTATTGCTCGGGCTTGTCGAGCCAGCCTTGCTCTGAGAAGAAACTCATCGCCGCCTCGATCTCCGCCGCGTGCTGCGGGACCCGAACGCCGAGTGCATCCTGTCGGCGCACGAACATACTGGCCAGGGCCAGTTGATCGAGACCCACCTTGGTCGCCAGTGTGAGATCGAGTGGTGGTTCGGGCACCCCCGGGAAAAGCGGCTCTCGTCGATGCGCCGTCCAACCCGCCGCTACGAAGCTGGCAGCTGCCAGTGTCGAGAGCGCGAGTGCATCCCCGATCCCGTCGATCAGGATCAGCGGAAATGCACAGAAAAAGCCGAGCAATGCACCCGACGAAATCAACTGGGGAGCGCGCAAATCCCCCGGCAGCAGGTAAACCGAAACTGCACCGCCCAATAACAAGCTACCGGGCAGGATCCCGAGCAGAAGTCGAAGCGCGCCCGATTCACTGCTCCAGACGATCCAGGTCAATCCTGCGAGCAGGGGAATCAGATTCTCGATCGGAAAGGCCGATGCCCGTTCGTGACTCACTGTTGCGCCTCCTGGCTCACGCCGGTCCAAACTAGGAATCCAGAATCAGCGACCCGATTTCGTCTGGGTCGATGGCGTAGATTTCCGCACAGAACTCGCAACGCACTTCGAGGTCACCCTCCTGCAGGGCGATTTCCCGAACTTCACTCGCACCCAGGAGCACGACCGCACTCAGAACGCGATCGCGGTCACAGGCGCAGTGAAAGACCGGCGCGCTGCGCTGCCGTTCTCCCGAACCGATACCGAACAGCAATCGATCGACCATGTCATCGGCACTGGCGCCGGCCCCGACCAGCTCACTGGCGCTGGGCAACTCGCGAATCGTGTTTTCCAGAATGCTGAGCGTCTCGTCCGATGCGCCGGGAAGCGCTTGCACGAGAAAGCCACCGGCCGCCTCGATCTCATGGGTCGCACCCACGAACACTCCGAGCGCCAGTGCTGCCTGGACCTGCTCACTCTCGCGCAGATAGTGGACGAGATCTTCCGCAACCTCGCCCGACACGATCGGGACGATACCGGTGTACGGCTCGCGCCACGATGGGTGGTAACGCACCACGGCCAGCACGCCTTTCCCGACCGCAGCCCCCACATCGAGCTTGCCCCCGCGCGGAGGCGGATGTGCCGAGGGATCGTGCACGTAGCCGCGAGCCCGCCCCTGGTTGTCTGCGATCGCGGTCGTCTGGCCCAGAGGTCCGTCACCGCGAAACTGAAGCTGCAGGGTTTCGTCATCCTCCGCCGCAGCGGCGAGCAACACCGAGCCCATGAGAGCGCGCCCCAGTGCTGCACTCGCGGTCGGAGCGGTCCCGTGGCGGCGCGCCGCCTCGGCGACCAGCGGTGTACCGACCAGCGCGCGGATCGCCACGCCGCCATCGGCGGAAAGCGTGCGCACCATCTCGCTGGAATCGACCGGCATGGTAGGCGAAGGTAACTTCTGGCGACGGTCCCGCCCACAGCGTCCGCTCCGTTTCGAGCAGAACCTTCGCGCGGGGCGGAGAGAGTGGATAGACTTCGGGTGTCATTTATCAGGAGGTTTCCAATGCTCATCTGGCGGATCGCAATCTCATCGGCTGCACTCCTGCTGAGCGGCTGCATCATCTACGCACCGGTCGACCTGGGCGCATTGGGCGCCGCCGGAGAAGTCGAAGAATCGACCGTACTCGGCGAGGACGGGCCCAAGCTCGCATTGATCGAGCTGACCGGGCTGATCAGCGACCAGCCGACCAGCAACCCGATCGGCTTGCGTCCTACCCCGAGTCCGGTTTCGGAGCTGCGATCATGGCTCGACTACGCCGCAGACGATGACGATGTGGCGGGTCTGCTGCTGCGCATCAACAGTCCGGGCGGAACCGTCTCAGCGAGCGAGACCGTCTACCACGAGCTGACGAGTTGGGCCAGAGAGACGGAGAAGCCGCTGGTCGCCTACTTC
Encoded here:
- a CDS encoding histidine--tRNA ligase yields the protein MRFKALSGFRDFFPDDLAVRRWIESAWHRSARSAGFQEIDGPVLESLELFTAKSGDEIAGQLYTFEDKGGRPVALRPEMTPTLARMVAARAGGLPKPIKWYCAPDFFRYEKPQRGRSRAFQQWNIDVVGSSEPAADAEVISVAVDALRILGLQDDDFGVRINDRRFLSRMLGSLEIGPDEEADVLAIIDKLERDPKAEGRLQDKLGESRARELLRWCESFPLDRAEELLPVLEACRDFGIGDCMQPDFRIVRGLAYYTGPVWEIFDRNRSLRAVAGGGRYDGLIKSLGGPDLPALGFGMGDVVLTELLREKGLIPETPPRLDVYVIPIGVDMLGPARQVVRQLRARGIASESPYVARNPGKVLRQADATGARRAVLVGPDEWADGKVVVKDLSSGDEQRLRVDEIV
- a CDS encoding 2-oxoglutarate dehydrogenase E1 component; amino-acid sequence: MSDTEALSEDTASLFSGENGAWVEALYEDFILGRAEVPENWRLVFESLSPAGSVSHSSVRTAPNGETNPDLGAQSARTDAPNQNTGVVALVNAYRTHGHLIADLDPLGRRNQSEHPLLDPAEFGLSNEQMDRPTSFTGFHGLQDGTVGELLSALRHTFCGTFAVEFTEMREKERRDWLAERMEPTQNHPAFSNEERRRLLSQVVNAERFEQFLHKRFLGQKRFSLEGGESLIAVLDTIIEDGCELGCEEVVIAMAHRGRLNVMAHTMGMPYRAIMADFQASLMPANAQGAGDVKYHRSYSTDRRTRCGRGIHLSLCPNPSHLEWINPVAEGMVRAKQNFRGDTERKSVIPVQIHGDSAFTGQGIVPETLALSELDNFWTGGTVHLIVNNQIGFTTLPEDYRFTRHPSDMAKVIQAPVFHVNADDPEACVHAAKLAIEFRQRFREDVIIDMVCYRRHGHNEGDDPSYTQPLLYQQIRKHPTIARTYTDRLMRDGVVDQSSVEKLEEEQNQRLENAQEESSIHVQLEGSEGYHGLWSALEQDAEPVEGPTQVSREVVDSVGKALSSFPEGFTPHPKIKKMLLQRSEAIAAGRGIDWGAGEALAFGSLLMEGTTIRLTGQDAERGTFGHRHAVVHDVENGDHHLSIKKLAANKARFIICNSMLSEAAVLGFEYGYSTVDPGRLVVWEAQFGDFANTAQPIIDQFIASGEKKWSRSSGLVMLLPHGYEGQGPEHSSARPERFLQLCAEDNIQVVNLTTPAQYFHALRRQIHRSIRKPLIVMSPKSLLRHPAASSKAEEFTHGSFSRVIDDPAYEPGGRDPQETRRVVLCTGKVFYSLLTAREDSGFEDVALIRVEQLNPFPFDEIEHVLSRYSARDVIWVQEEPWNMGYWSFVHERLLRALPKGKRIRYTGAQESASPATGSYRIHEEQQAEFIREAFAKRQRKKV
- the hslO gene encoding Hsp33 family molecular chaperone HslO; this translates as MPVDSSEMVRTLSADGGVAIRALVGTPLVAEAARRHGTAPTASAALGRALMGSVLLAAAAEDDETLQLQFRGDGPLGQTTAIADNQGRARGYVHDPSAHPPPRGGKLDVGAAVGKGVLAVVRYHPSWREPYTGIVPIVSGEVAEDLVHYLRESEQVQAALALGVFVGATHEIEAAGGFLVQALPGASDETLSILENTIRELPSASELVGAGASADDMVDRLLFGIGSGERQRSAPVFHCACDRDRVLSAVVLLGASEVREIALQEGDLEVRCEFCAEIYAIDPDEIGSLILDS